The Ascochyta rabiei chromosome 10, complete sequence genome has a window encoding:
- a CDS encoding Glucosamine-phosphate N-acetyltransferase, whose translation MALQTPVTDATAPLFSSELISPEVLKALPEGYTCRPIQRQDYHNGFLDVLRVLTTVGDVSEEAWNERYTWMATRNDSYFLLAILDSSSHIVGTGALIVERKFIHQLGLVGHIEDIAVAKDQQGKKLGLRIIQALDFVAEKVGCYKTILDCSEANEGFYVKCGFKRAGLEMAHYYGR comes from the exons ATGGCCCTCCAAACACCCGTGACAGACGCTACTGCCCCGCTGTTCAGCTCAGAACTCATCTCCCCTGAGGTCCTCAAGGCGCTGCCCGAAGGCTACACCTGCCGGCCTATCCAGCGCCAGGACTACCACAATGGCTTCCTGGACGTCTTGAGGGTGTTGACGACGGTCGGCGACGTTTCCGAAGAG GCGTGGAACGAGCGCTACACATGGATGGCGACGCGCAACGACTCGTACTTTCTGCTTGCGATCCTCGACTCGTCGTCGCACATTGTCGGCACCGGCGCGCTGATTGTCGAGCGCAAGTTCATCCATCAGCTGGGGCTGGTCGGCCACATTGAGGACATTGCCGTCGCCAAGGACCAGCAGGGCAAGAAGCTCGGGCTGAGGATCATCCAGGCGCTCGACTTTGTCGCTGAGAAGGTCGGCTGCTACAAGACTATCCTGGATTGCAGCGAGGCTAATGAGGGGTTCTACGTCAAGTGTGGGTTCAAGCGCGCTGGGCTGGAGATGGCGCATTACTATGGCcggtag
- a CDS encoding tRNA(Ser) (uridine(44)-2'-O)-methyltransferase — protein sequence MVLEDNSGMAEVDARKTMSNLTLGDDKPAQEAQRSETGGKKVQASQPVADKFTPYDPASAPAFPSGLPSEIWSIVQSAPANFTPQYFLDVSRNLLENPNLTASHLARAELSYASFNDATFNPNATTSLDLADIIKHLRAEHHPRLIEGGIDGYDLTWTVVRKLIPRNPKLDDTMVQTCHLFTSTAPITIQDPTSGKEETIEAERYLVIYIPHVDNPDSIPYYHPKVGRLAIVYTYLPSLSEKPSTTISSPGHLSIYFDLFSTHPLDNRLSRTALKMLEIIHKHSRGRQAGYKKRVHHDQIIPQKTFQDTYAYLKGKYAKGLIEAWVEQTPPSKHVFEDLGISAFLMELWVDMYGDEKLTGEQRREAAQKAFPGFVDIGCGNGLLIYILNEEGWRGWGFDARKRKTWDTFPAVYAQRLKEMLLIPAVLGAHRASVDEATETPWPASHDGVFPAGTFIVSNHADELTPWTPLLASLSSSPFIAIPCCSHDFGGTRFRAPAIKKFVLDDGQPKGNKGAQPSAYASLCSWTSALTESMGFVVEKEHLRIPSTRNIAVVGRRFEDGDASRDLEERLQYARTVVEKEMGGEVGIEQVRMQWVARGSGLMKPGKGGH from the coding sequence ATGGTACTGGAAGACAACTCGGGCATGGCAGAAGTAGACGCCCGCAAAACCATGTCGAATTTGACTTTGGGGGACGACAAACCAGCACAAGAAGCCCAGAGATCGGAAACAGGAGGCAAGAAGGTACAAGCCTCGCAACCTGTGGCAGACAAATTTACACCTTATGACCCTGCCTCCGCACCGGCTTTTCCCTCTGGCCTACCGTCCGAAATCTGGAGCATTGTACAGTCTGCACCTGCGAATTTCACGCCGCAGTACTTCCTTGATGTCAGTCGTAACCTACTGGAGAACCCAAATCTGACAGCCTCGCACCTCGCACGTGCGGAGCTGTCGTACGCAAGCTTCAACGATGCTACATTTAATCCCAATGCCACGACATCTCTGGACCTGGCAGACATCATCAAACACCTACGCGCTGAGCACCATCCGCGTCTCATCGAGGGCGGTATAGATGGCTATGATCTTACGTGGACTGTAGTTCGCAAGCTGATCCCTCGAAACCCAAAACTGGACGATACGATGGTGCAGACCTGCCACTTGTTCACCTCGACCGCGCCCATCACGATACAAGACCCAACCAGTGGCAAGGAAGAAACCATCGAAGCAGAGCGATACCTGGTGATCTACATCCCGCACGTCGACAACCCAGACTCCATCCCCTACTACCACCCGAAAGTCGGCCGTCTTGCCATCGTGTACACGTACCTTCCGTCTCTCTCGGAAAAGCCGTCCACTACCATCTCCTCCCCGGGCCACTTGAGCATCTACTTCGACCTCTTCTCCACCCACCCGCTCGACAACCGGCTCTCGCGCACTGCGCTCAAGATGCTCGAAATTATCCACAAGCACTCACGCGGCCGACAAGCGGGGTACAAGAAGCGCGTGCACCACGACCAGATCATCCCGCAGAAGACTTTCCAGGACACATATGCCTACCTCAAGGGCAAGTACGCAAAGGGCCTGATTGAAGCGTGGGTCGAGCAGACGCCGCCGAGCAAACACGTGTTTGAGGATCTGGGCATCAGCGCGTTTTTGATGGAGTTGTGGGTGGACATGTACGGTGATGAGAAACTGACGGGGGAGCAGAGGAGAGAGGCTGCGCAGAAGGCGTTTCCCGGGTTTGTGGATATTGGGTGTGGGAATGGTCTGCTTATCTACATCCTCAACGAGGAAGGGTGGAGAGGCTGGGGGTTTGATGCCAGGAAGCGGAAGACGTGGGATACGTTTCCGGCCGTGTATGCGCAGAGACTGAAAGAAATGCTGCTCATTCCCGCGGTCCTCGGCGCGCATCGAGCTTCCGTGGATGAGGCGACAGAGACGCCGTGGCCAGCGAGCCACGACGGAGTCTTCCCCGCCGGGACCTTCATCGTCTCCAACCACGCCGATGAACTCACGCCCTGGACCCCCCTGCTCGCCTCCCTCTCCTCATCCCCCTTCATCGCCATCCCGTGCTGCAGCCACGACTTCGGAGGTACGCGCTTCCGCGCACCGGCCATTAAGAAGTTTGTCCTCGACGACGGCCAGCCGAAGGGGAACAAGGGCGCGCAGCCGAGTGCGTACGCCAGTCTGTGTAGCTGGACGAGCGCGTTGACGGAGAGTATGGGATTTGTGGTGGAGAAGGAGCACCTTCGCATCCCGAGCACCAGGAATATTGCCGTGGTGGGAAGGAGGTTTGAGGATGGAGATGCTAGCAGGGATTTAGAAGAGCGATTGCAGTACGCAAGGACAGTGGTGGAGAAGGAGATGGGTGGGGAGGTAGGCATTGAGCAGGTTAGGATGCAGTGGGTAGCAAGAGGGAGCGGGTTGATGAAGCCTGGAAAGGGGGGACATTAG